A single window of Ananas comosus cultivar F153 linkage group 17, ASM154086v1, whole genome shotgun sequence DNA harbors:
- the LOC109723474 gene encoding E3 ubiquitin-protein ligase ORTHRUS 2, translating into MATDLPCDGDGVCMVCRARPPEGEALTCRTCATPWHVPCLSAPPQTLAAAADWLCPDCSAPAAASPAAAAAPAGGAAAAGLIASIRAIEADASLTEQEKARRRQILIGGAAADDDDEEDDDDDEDDDDGDANRKMKKKKKKGKGGADDVLDLLDEKFNCSFCMQLPERPVTTPCGHNFCLKCFQKWVGQGKLTCAKCRSSIPAKMASQPRINSALVVAIRMAKTAKSNNSNGPTHVYHFMRNENRPDKAFTTERAKKAGKANACSGQIFVTVPPDHFGPILAENDPKRNRGVLVGELWEDRMECRQWGAHLPHVAGIAGQSDYGAQSVALSGGYEDDEDHGEWFLYTGSGGRDLSGNKRTNKEQSFDQKFEKLNQALRVSCLKGYPVRVVRSHKEKRSSYAPESGVRYDGIYRIEKCWRKVGIQGFKVCRYLFVRCDNEPAPWTSEEHGDRPRPLPAIKELKNATDITVRKETPAWDFDEKERWKWMKPPPVSRKPVITGKPEDGKRARKAQRLAQNLSVRERLLKEFSCLICRKVMTSPLTTPCAHNFCKTCLLGVFANQSFVRERSREGGRTLRAQKIAMKCPACPNDISDFLQNPQVNREMMDLIESLQRKTEEENVEEQQQSEEGGSDGEEKSAEDEDNIAEEKQPAEGESKNTEADADIETTDSVNEKSFPKTNLESGKGEATKEPNEVSGRGSPIVCFKRKKALAAGPSGKKRPKTCEFRNISAEDSTLADKKPDEDADNSETVNNGEETKAEAVNAESPSSPFSVPADDDSSQ; encoded by the exons ATGGCGACGGATCTCCCATGCGACGGGGACGGCGTGTGCATGGTGTGCAGGGCGAGGCCCCCGGAGGGGGAGGCCCTGACCTGCCGCACCTGCGCCACGCCCTGGCACGTGCCGTGCCTCTCCGCTCCGCCCCAGacgctcgccgccgccgccgattgGCTCTGCCCCGACTgctccgcccccgccgccgcctcccccgccgccgcagccgccccCGCCGGCGGCGCGGCCGCCGCCGGGCTGATCGCGTCGATCCGCGCGATCGAGGCCGACGCGTCGCTCACCGAGCAGGAGAAGGCGCGGCGGCGCCAAATCCTcatcggcggcgccgccgccgacgacgacgacgaagaggacgacgacgacgacgaggacgacgacgacggagaCGCGAacaggaagatgaagaagaagaagaagaaggggaaggGGGGAGCCGACGACGTGCTCGATCTCCTCGACGAGAAGTTCAACTGCTCCTTTTGCATGCAGTTGCCGGAGCGCCCTGTTACT ACGCCATGCGGTCATAATTTCTGCTTAAAGTGCTTCCAAAAGTGGGTGGGCCAGGGCAAGCTGACCTGCGCAAAGTGCCGATCATCTATTCCTGCCAAAATGGCCTCTCAGCCAAGAATCAACTCAGCTCTTGTTGTCGCTATTCGAATGGCCAAAACCGCGAAATCCAATAATTCTAACGGCCCGACACATGTATACCATTTCATGCGCAATGAGAACAGACCAGACAAGGCATTTACTACTGAGAGGGCTAAGAAAGCTGGGAAAGCAAATGCTTGCAGTGGCCAAATCTTTGTGACCGTTCCTCCTGATCACTTTGGTCCTATACTTGCGGAGAATGACCCGAAAAGGAATAGAGGAGTTTTGGTGGGGGAGTTATGGGAGGATCGGATGGAATGTAGACAATGGGGCGCCCATCTGCCTCATGTTGCAGGTATTGCTGGGCAGTCCGATTATGGTGCGCAATCAGTTGCTCTTTCTGGTGGCTATGAAGATGATGAGGATCATGGAGAGTGGTTTCTCTACACTGGCAG TGGTGGTAGAGATTTAAGCGGAAACAAGCGAACGAACAAGGAACAGTCCTTTGACCAGAAATTTGAGAAGCTTAATCAGGCATTGCGCGTTAGTTGCTTGAAGGGTTACCCTGTTCGGGTGGTGAG GTCTCACAAGGAGAAACGCTCTTCGTATGCTCCTGAATCTGGTGTGCGCTATGATGGGATTTATAGGATTGAGAAATGTTGGCGGAAAGTTGGAATTCAA GGCTTCAAGGTTTGCCGGTATCTTTTTGTCCGATGTGACAATGAACCGGCACCGTGGACCAG TGAGGAACATGGTGATCGTCCAAGACCTTTGCCTGCTATAAAAGAACTGAAAAATGCAACAGACATCACCGTGAGAAAGGAAACTCCTGCATGGGACTTTGAT GAAAAAGAACGCTGGAAATGGATGAAGCCACCACCAGTAAGCAGGAAACCGGTTATTACCGGAAAACCAGAAGATGGAAAGAGAGCTCGGAAGGCGCAAAGGCTTGCTCAAAACTTATCAGTTAGGGAGAGGCTGCTGAAAG AGTTTAGTTGCCTCATATGCCGCAAAGTGATGACGTCGCCACTCACTACTCCCTGCGCGCACAACTTTTGCAAGACCTGTTTGCTTGGAGTGTTTGCAAATCAGTCCTTTGTGCGTGAGAGGAGTCGCGAAGGCGGCCGCACCCTTCGAGCTCAGAAAATTGCTATGAAGTGTCCGGCTTGCCCTAACGATATCTCCGACTTCTTACAGAATCCTCAG GTCAACAGAGAGATGATGGATTTGATCGAGTCACTTCAACGCAAGACTGAGGAGGAAAACGTTGAGGAGCAGCAACAGAGCGAGGAGGGCGGCAGCGACGGAGAGGAAAAATCCGCCGAAGACGAAGACAACATTGCGGAGGAAAAACAGCCTGCTGAGGGCGAAAGCAAAAACACTGAGGCTGACGCTGATATCGAGACAACTGATAGTGTGAATGAAAAGAGTTTTCCGAAAACTAATTTGGAAAGCGGCAAGGGTGAAGCAACAAAAGAACCAAATGAGGTGAGCGGGAGAGGCTCGCCTATTGTTTGTTT